From Ascaphus truei isolate aAscTru1 chromosome 20, aAscTru1.hap1, whole genome shotgun sequence, one genomic window encodes:
- the LOC142471136 gene encoding olfactory receptor 6C74-like yields the protein MGSGEPEETNRPCRLLTWQWQACSRGPTFVPRYTSQQEKLLNEQILQFLHSKSLIADNPLLQATCDGENLATVTELQLLGSQRRHSLKTILFCLSLVSHFVTVHGHLLITALVPSGHQLHSPIYFYLRSLSISDMIHTTSIVPNMLHVTGRGGGSISVIDNISRFYLYRILSGEERSLLTVMSYDRYVDISDIRPCVLVFLAPWIAVIFIYRYQALFWGSMVTDRYYCDIVPLLNFSFPNTRVVEMETIMAYVPWMLLSYLFIVASYLPVILTVLRIPFNSVTQTFSSPGLSPLTIVSIFYGTMIAEFVVPPNKDLL from the exons ATGGGTAGTGGCGAGCCAGAAGAAACCAATCGGCCATGTAGACTGCTCACTTGGCAGTGGCAGGCTTGCAGTCGAGGACCAACCTTTGTACCCCGGTACACATCTCAGCAGGAAAAGCTCCTTAATGAACAGATCCTGCAGTTCCTTCACAGTAAAAGCCTCATTGCCGACAAcccactgcttcag GCGACGTGTGATGGTGAGAACCTGGCTACAGTCACAGAGCTCCAGCTTCTGGGATCCCAGAGACGTCACAGCCTGAAGACCATTCTCTTCTGCCTGTCCCTTGTGAGTCACTTTGTGACAGTACATGGACATCTCCTGATTACTGCATTAGTGCCATCGGGGCACCAGCTACACTCTCCCATCTACTTCTACCTTAGAAGTCTATCCATATCTGACATGATACATACCACAAGTATTGTCCCTAACATGCTACATGtcacagggagaggtggaggCTCCATATCTGTTATTGATAACATCTCACGGTTTTACCTCTACAGAATACTAAGTGGGGAAGAGCGCTCTCTTCTTACAGTGATGTCCTATGACCGATATGTGGACATTAGCGATATCAGGCCATGTGTTTTAGTATTTTTAGCACCATGGATTGCAGTGATTTTCATATACAGATATCAGGCTCTGTTTTGGGGATCCATGGTAACTGATCGTTACTACTGTGATATTGTACCTCTTCTGAACTTTTCTTTCCCAAACACTCGGGTTGTAGAGATGGAAACTATAATGGCATACGTTCCTTGGATGCTCCTttcatatttattcattgtggcaAGTTATCTACCAGTTATTCTCACCGTCCTAAGGATTCCCTTCAACTCTGTGACACAGACGTTCTCCTCTCCCGGCCTTTCTCCTCTCACTATTGTGTCCATATTTTACGGGACAATGATAGCTGAGTTTGTGGTACCACCCAATAAAGATTTATTGTAA